One part of the Dysidea avara chromosome 10, odDysAvar1.4, whole genome shotgun sequence genome encodes these proteins:
- the LOC136268271 gene encoding uncharacterized protein, translating into MDHQFELENPTDVGYSGPLMSIDNEHISDCLYGPQMIDVIMRKPEFSFMIRYYNLLYQSLIPNCKLTVKTLKLHVEIPSNVENFVINGETSRIRCQRIINFLLVQLDTTRNYNQFCNLLDKISIAADLSEKLRAEFHYNHWNDNSTHHQAPLTTQPSHCHVSGPSASSKLGKRDLASLTTVHCAAADSIVIRCVDDGPSDDRADNHSFSIHNTKRRYRLTTTTITKYSTTVVPTDTTTGVTVANNDGENLQTNSASLSTNVRSSATESPSVVLPCTGSGNGDVSRGCLHQLKSKYNAIVQSLPSDYEKTLQVVQDHLTDDQICDVLTSPNYTIANKTILNCLIEKVKCTANIAEFSHQLEKIASLLPNPKALSSVITELRAGMGSALQRNETNPPQKVIGNKDFAPLHVHYHAILQLMPDDYEQSVGKLQDYISDDQMCIILSSSNSATANKIILDCLIERINCREDLLDLCDQLERIVISHQLSVLIRELRSDTQKSIQPQINTTSTVTSEGQQQSTLSGVSSPFYHITFSKVSLDLSSGVLGVLQKNYTKLCSCLPQDYMSTVNQLELLLGITDDSLQYLRTIHSCKLANEAIICVLIRLMESDTDALTFCDNMEKVVEDITSLQFIVSLRNDFLKAFTSVSATLPITPTISISSNNIISSSPGSHSPTTLHQTSNDSSVRIESTPAAVSPQQVRDNVETCSATTSTTNTSSTNSTISSSSETPHPTIHNHTSHDSSVRVGSSSLNLSQGFTLSRTELQDQLRYNQDRLKHGVRCPQPPPLPLNYVCRQNLLNEMVTKLCQSTVEPSSYKTSLSVIGPGGFGKTSIVTALCHNPLVKEQFPDGMVFIELGPQAIDPSMKLSQLYHLLTGQYLKQGDVNHGEREINQLTHHFCRNLLVIIDDVWRVEDAEPVVKAFSSCKIVLTTRKNDIEQYIPTQEVVRVGPMEQSEAISLLTCGVINISQLSQEDMHSLDELAQDVHLWPLLLSLIRGQLSHNVKRYKSTCIEAIQQAKKRLHNKGLTAFDKNNIEMGRRYAVKACIEVTLELLSKSSSDKIKTLILWTGIGTSLQATVLHNLWNITEDGARDTTDLLWGYGLVQFTDIIVPPHGNTQPCIEVHAVISQYIIESMNSDEVITLSPYGGVDTCQSIGVGLIQQFQWQYGYETHDLASIPATDYLKYKANEIENLLLPFYLKKINMLTTFDPHRIKILLRLLQTVLTGLLSITTPLPSLNFSEQTDSLIINCEKVLKDTHKMTRALNQKVQRCLMQKDYLNLIQTVEIYMSEYPISAVAQKAVAMVKNIISYLNDEEILAVVMKICEELHTMTTDYHHSTLLTLPHIKLQIKQLQDINTSLLAGSPTIEAAYNNFTSNKYSEEFEMINTNQLIKLQEVAPNYLCQHDCL; encoded by the exons ATGTTGGATACAGTGGACCACTAATGAGTATAGACAACGAGCACATATCAGACTGTTTATATGGTCCACAAATGATTGATGTGATCATGAGAAAACCAG AGTTTTCATTTATGATCAGATACTACAACTTGTTATATCAGAGTTTAATACCTAACTGTAAACTGACCGTCAAAactctaaaattacatgtagaAATTCCTAGTAATGTGGAGAATTTTGTCATCAATGGAGAAACCTCAAGAATCAGATGTCAGAGGATTATCAATTTTCTACTCGTTCAATTGGATACTACAAGAAACTACAACCAGTTTTGTAACTTGCTTGACAAAATATCAAtagcagctgatctttctgaaAAACTGAGGGCAG AGTTTCACTACAATCACTGGAATGATAACTCCACACATCATCAAGCTCCACTCACAACACAACCCAGTCATTGTCATGTTTCTGGACCTAGTGCCTCAA GTAAGCTAGGCAAAAGAGATCTTGCTTCCTTAACTACTGTTCATTGTGCAGCAGCAGACAGTATTGTTATCCGATGTGTTGATGATGGACCTTCAGATGACAGAGCAGACAATCACTCATTCAGTATTCACAACACTAAAAGAAGATACAGACTTACTACTACCACTATTACTAAGT ACAGCACCACGGTGGTGCCTACAGATACAACAACTGGTGTGACTGTGGCCAATAatgatggtgaaaatttacAAACTAATTCTGCTTCACTATCAACTAATGTGAGATCCAGTGCTACTGAGTCACCTTCTGTTGTACTACCTTGCACTGGTAGTGGAAATGGTGATGTTTCACGAGGGT GTCTGCACCAACTGAAGTCAAAGTATAATGCTATAGTTCAGTCACTACCTAGTGACTATGAGAAGACACTACAAGTTGTACAGGATCATTTAACTGATGATCAGATTTGTGATGTGCTTACTAGTCCCAACTACACTATTGCTAATAAGACTATACTGAATTGTCTGATAGAGAAAGTGAAATGCACAGCTAATATTGCGGAGTTCTCTCATCAGTTGGAAAAGATTGCTTCATTACTTCCTAACCCAAAAGCGTTATCATCAGTGATAACAGAATTAAGAGCAG GCATGGGTTCTGCACTtcaaagaaatgaaacaaatCCACCTCAAAAAGTTATTGGTAACAAAG ATTTTGCCCCACTCCATGTACATTATCATGCCATACTACAATTAATGCCTGATGACTATGAACAGAGTGTTGGAAAACTACAGGATTATATCAGTGATGACCAGATGTGTATCATATTGAGTAGTAGTAACTCTGCTACTGCCAATAAGATAATATTGGACTGTTTAATTGAGAGGATAAACTGTAGAGAAGATTTACTTGATCTGTGTGATCAACTGGAGAGGATTGTTATATCACACCAGTTGAGTGTGCTAATCAGAGAATTAAGATCTG ATACTCAGAAAAGTATTCAGCCTCAAATCAATACCACATCCACCGTTACCAGTGAAGGGCAACAGCAATCAACATTATCTG GTGTGAGCAGTCCATTTTATCACATAACATTTTCAAAAGTTTCTTTAGATCTGAGCTCAGGAG TTTTAGGTGTATTACAGAAGAACTATACAAAACTGTGTTCCTGTCTGCCACAAGATTACATGAGCACTGTTAACCAACTTGAACTTCTGCTGGGAATAACTGATGATTCATTACAATATTTGAGAACAATTCATTCTTGTAAACTGGCTAATGAAGCAATTATCTGTGTTCTAATTAGGCTAATGGAGTCAGACACAGATGCATTAACATTCTGCGATAATATGGAGAAAGTGGTGGAGGATATAACTTCACTACAATTTATTGTTTCTCTAAGAAATG ACTTTTTGAAAGCTTTTACCTCAGTGTCTGCGACCTTGCCAATCACACCAACAATTAGCATATCATCTAATAATATCATTAGCTCATCACCTGGGTCACATTCCCCCACAACACTCCACCAGACATCAAATGATTCATCAGTGAGGATTGAGTCAACCCCAGCAGCAGTCAGTCCACAACAAG TCAGAGACAACGTGGAAACTTGCTCAGCCACCACATCAACTACTAACACATCATCAACTAATAGTACCATCAGCTCATCATCTGAGACACCGCATCCTACAATACACAATCACACATCCCATGATTCATCAGTAAGGGTTGGGTCAAGTTCACTAAACCTCTCACAAG GATTTACATTATCAAGAACAGAGCTACAGGATCAGCTGAGGTATAATCAAGATCGATTGAAACATG GAGTAAGGTGTCCACAGCCTCCACCTCTACCACTCAACTATGTGTGCCGGCAAAACCTACTGAATGAAATGGTGACCAAGTTATGTCAATCCACTGTTGAGCCTAGTAGTTACAAAACAAGTTTATCAGTTATTGGACCTGGAGGATTTGGCAAAACTTCGATAGTAACTGCTTTGTGTCATAATCCGCTTGTAAAAGAGCAATTTCCAGATGGCATGGTGTTTATAGAACTTGGTCCACAAGCTATTGATCCCAGtatgaaactgagccaattGTATCACTTATTAACTGGTCAATATTTAAAACAAGGAGATGTTAATCATGGTGAAAGAGAAATTAATCAACTTACACATCACTTTTGTCGCAATCTGCTAGTCATTATTGATGATGTGTGGCGTGTTGAAGATGCAGAGCCAGTAGTGAAGGCATTTAGTAGCTGTAAAATAGTCCTCACTACCAGAAAGAATGACATTGAACAGTACATACCTACCCAAGAGGTAGTTAGAGTAGGTCCAATGGAGCAAAGTGAAGCCATTTCTCTATTGACCTGTGGAGTGATCAACATTAGTCAACTGTCGCAAGAAGACATGCACTCACTTGATGAACTAGCTCAAGATGTCCACCTGTGGCCACTGCTTCTGTCCCTTATCAGAGGACAATTGTCTCATAATGTTAAACGATACAAATCCACCTGTATTGAAGCTATTCAACAAGCAAAAAAAAGATTGCACAATAAAGGACTAACAGCTTTTGATAAGAATAACATTGAAATGGGACGCAGGTATGCTGTTAAAGCTTGTATTGAAGTGACCTTGGAGTTATTAAGCAAATCATCATCCGACAAAATAAAGACTTTGATATTGTGGACTGGAATTGGCACTTCTCTACAGGCAACAGTGTTACACAATTTGTGGAATATTACTGAAGATGGAGCAAGAGACACCACTGATCTACTGTGGGGCTATGGTCTAGTCCAGTTCACAGATATAATAGTTCCTCCACATGGCAACACGCAACCTTGCATTGAGGTTCATGCTGTCATCAGTCAATACATTATTGAGAGTATGAACAGTGATGAAGTGATTACACTGTCACCTTATGGTGGAGTAGACACTTGCCAATCAATCGGTGTTGGATTAATACAACAATTTCAATGGCAGTATGGATATGAAACACATGACCTAGCATCAATACCTGCTACAGATTATTTGAAATATAAAGCAAATGAAATAGAAAATCTTTTGTTACCATTCTACCTCAAAAAGATCAACATGTTAACAACCTTTGATCCACATCGTATTAAAATATTATTACGGCTTTTGCAAACTGTTTTGACAGGCTTACTGAGCATAACCACCCCTTTGCCATCATTAAATTTTAGTGAGCAAACTGACTCGCTGATAATCAACTGTGAAAAAGTATTAAAAGACACTCACAAAATGACCAGAGCATTAAATCAGAAGGTCCAAAGATGCCTTATGCAAAAGGACTACCTCAACTTAATTCAAACTGTTGAAATATATATGAGTGAGTATCCTATCAGTGCAGTAGCACAGAAAGCAGTTGCTATGGTGAAGAACATCATTTCATATTTGAATGATGAGGAAATACTGGCTGTTGTCATGAAGATATGTGAGGAGTTGCACACAATGACAACTGATTATCATCACTCCACTCTACTGACATTGCCTCATATTAAGTTACAAATTAAACAACTACAGGACATTAACACCTCCCTACTTGCAGGATCACCCACCATAGAAGCAGCCTATAACAATTTTACATCCAATAAATATTCTGAAGAGTTTGAAATGATTAATACCAATCAACTGATTAAACTACAAGAAGTTGCCCCTAATTACCTGTGTCAACATGATTGTCTGTAA